CTCGATGTCCTCGGCAAGGCCGTATTTCTGGGCGCGGTCGGGCAGCAGGACCTCGAAATATTCGCAGTTCTTGATCGCCATGATGAGGTGCAAGTTGGCCAAGTTGTTGAGCGAATTGCCGCCATGATGCACCTCGTAGTTCATGTGAAAGCATTCGGCGAGGTGGGCGGTCTTCAGGCACGGGGTCAAGCCGCCTTTCACGGCGACGTCACCGCGCAGAAAGTCGGTCGCTTGCATGATCAGCCACGGTGCGTACGCGGTATGTCCTCCCGGCGCATACTCGGTTGCTAGGATGGGCACGGAGAGCTTCTGCTTGAGCTTGACATAGTTCGCGACGTCGTCCTCGACGAGCGGGTCTTCGTACCAGTAGAACCCGAGCCGCTCGATCACCTGGCCGACGCGTAGCGCCTCGGGATATTTGTAGCTCCAGGTGGAGTCGAGCATCAGTCGGTAGTCGTCATCGACCGCGCGGCGCACCTGCTCGCAGATCGCGATGTCCTCCCGCCAGCGCGTGGGCGGATGGATCTTGTAAGCGGTCCATCCGCGCTCGCGAAAGGCGGCGGCTTCGTCCGCATAGGCCTGTGCCGATGGCAGCACTGCCGAGCTCGCATAGGCGGGTACCGAGGAACGGAACCCGCCCATGAGCTTGTGGATCGGGATATTCGCCGCCTTGCCGGCCAGATCCCATAACGCCACGTCGAGTGCGCCGATCGCGCGAAGGGCGAATAGGCGGGCGCGCTGCCACATATGTTCGAATAGGAGCTCGCGATCGAACGGGTCTTTGCCGATGAGCATCGGTTTGAGCACGCCGGTCACGATCTTGGCGTCGACGCTTCCCGCGCGGCTCGCGGAACCGAGGAAGTCGTGACCCTCAAGGCCCTGATCGGTGCGGATCGTCACGAGGCCGAGATCGCTCGATCCGGAGAAACGGCCGGTAATACTCGCATACTGGGTCTCCGGAATATCGTCCCAGGCGAACAGCGTAACGGTGATGTCGGTGATTTTCATTGTGCGTTCCCTTCTTCCCTAGGCAGCGGACGGGCCCGTTAGGTATCGCGGGTAAAATTCAGTCGACATGTCGCGCGGCTAGATTATCTTGCTTTTTAAAATTTGGTGTAGAGGAGTCAAGTTTTCAGGCAGCAAGGTTGAGTTCGAAACAGCATCGTTTGATCTCCTGATCGAGGCGGTCGAAAGCCTTACGGAGCGGGGTGGGGGCTCGAGGGGCGGGGTCGAAAATATCGGCAAGCTTGGGGCGCAGTAGTCGTGCATGGGTGCGGGTGAAGAACAGGGCGACGCGTAACCCCTGGGCAGTGACGTGATAGCGATGGGTTCCGGGGACGCGGCGGATGAGAGCGTGCAGGCGCAGGCGGCGAAGGTCGTAGGTCATTCGGCCCGGGGAATCCTGTCCCGGCAGCCCCTATACATCTCGTCGGTCTGAGGCGTAGCCTCGCTAGCTATCGCGCTGGGAAAAGCGCGGGAAGGGGGGATCTGAGATGAGTTGGTGAAGTCGCCAAAATCACTGTTGGCGCAGGGCATCG
The genomic region above belongs to Alphaproteobacteria bacterium and contains:
- a CDS encoding enolase C-terminal domain-like protein; this encodes MKITDITVTLFAWDDIPETQYASITGRFSGSSDLGLVTIRTDQGLEGHDFLGSASRAGSVDAKIVTGVLKPMLIGKDPFDRELLFEHMWQRARLFALRAIGALDVALWDLAGKAANIPIHKLMGGFRSSVPAYASSAVLPSAQAYADEAAAFRERGWTAYKIHPPTRWREDIAICEQVRRAVDDDYRLMLDSTWSYKYPEALRVGQVIERLGFYWYEDPLVEDDVANYVKLKQKLSVPILATEYAPGGHTAYAPWLIMQATDFLRGDVAVKGGLTPCLKTAHLAECFHMNYEVHHGGNSLNNLANLHLIMAIKNCEYFEVLLPDRAQKYGLAEDIEVDRHGLVHAPQGPGIGAKIDFDLIHRKQIAVL